A portion of the Scleropages formosus chromosome 13, fSclFor1.1, whole genome shotgun sequence genome contains these proteins:
- the gm2a gene encoding ganglioside GM2 activator gives MQRARALFSCLCIAAVCARLCAGGAARQTQVLGFSWENCGPSGAPAVVKSLDVSPDPIIIPGSLTAAAAGRTTVELSSPLQVNLTLEKEVAGFWVKVPCLEDIGSCVYPDVCQLLDMVIPPGQDCPEPLHTYGLPCHCPFKAGDYTLPKSDFYVPYVELPSWLTNGNYRAEATVSCQQKEVACLKVSFSLHTE, from the exons ATGCAGCGCGCGCGTGCCCTCTTCTCGTGCCTCTGTATTGCGGCCGTGTGCGCGCGATTGTGCGCCGGAGGAGCCGCGAGACAGACGCAG GTCCTCGGCTTTTCATGGGAGAATTGTGGGCCTAGCGGAGCCCCTGCGGTTGTCAAGAGCCTTGACGTTTCCCCAGACCCCATCATCATCCCCGGTTCCCTGACAGCTGCAGCAGCGGGGCGCACCACGGTCGAGCTGAGCTCGCCGCTCCAG GTGAACCTGACTCTGGAGAAGGAGGTGGCTGGGTTCTGGGTGAAGGTGCCCTGTCTGGAGGATATTGGAAGCTGTGTCTACCCAGATGTGTGCCAGCTGCTGGACATGGTCATACCCCCAGGGCAGGACTGTCCTGAGCCCCTGCACACCTATGGGTTGCCCTGCCACTGCCCTTTCAAGGCT GGGGACTACACGCTCCCAAAGTCCGACTTCTACGTGCCCTACGTGGAACTCCCATCGTGGCTCACCAACGGGAACTACAGGGCTGAGGCCACTGTGAGCTGCCAGCAGAAAGAAGTGGCGTGTCTCAAAGTGTCCTTCTCTCTCCACACGGAATAG